The Erythrobacter sp. Alg231-14 genome has a segment encoding these proteins:
- a CDS encoding oligopeptide:H+ symporter has protein sequence MASKALPHGDSAGTILGHPKGLFVLFFAEMWERFSYYGMRALLIFYLTKHWLYSDSEAGIIYGAYTALVYITPAIGGYMADKVLGQRKAVAFGAVLLTLGHFFMAFEGEAAAGNEDNPVIYVFWLALALIIVGSGFLKANISVMVGQLYPRTDVRRDGAYTIFYMGINLGAAIGSLLCGYIGETYGWAYGFGLAGIGMLAGLIVFTLGKGVLLGRGEPPKVLAKTREWSMYAIGFGLVAVCWVLIQYQSVVGILLGGFGLLLLAYVIFTAVVKLPAEDRDRIFAALFLITTSIVFWALFEQAGSSLNLFTDRHVDRGAVPASTFQSINAIYIILLAPIFATLWTWMGTKGVEPSSPLKFGLGIVQVGLGFLVLVWGANSVGIDVPTPVIFIFLIYLLHTTGELCLSPVGLSAMNRLAPAHMASLIMGTWFFASATGNFAAGLIAAATGAEGVGEAAGKQVVLDVYGTVGGYAVAIGVGVMLISPLIKKLMHLDTLQDDDAASEAEEVFGDGPEEAAKPAG, from the coding sequence ATGGCCAGTAAAGCTTTGCCGCATGGCGACAGCGCAGGCACGATCCTTGGACATCCCAAGGGGCTTTTCGTGCTCTTTTTCGCAGAGATGTGGGAGCGGTTTTCCTATTACGGGATGCGCGCGCTTCTAATTTTCTACCTAACCAAGCACTGGCTTTATTCAGACAGCGAAGCGGGCATCATCTACGGTGCCTACACTGCGTTGGTCTACATCACCCCGGCGATTGGCGGCTATATGGCCGATAAAGTTCTGGGTCAGCGCAAAGCGGTCGCGTTTGGTGCAGTCCTGCTAACGCTGGGTCACTTCTTCATGGCCTTCGAAGGCGAAGCCGCCGCAGGCAATGAGGACAATCCGGTTATCTATGTCTTCTGGTTGGCATTGGCGCTGATCATTGTGGGCTCGGGTTTCCTTAAAGCGAACATCTCTGTGATGGTCGGTCAGCTCTATCCGCGCACCGACGTGCGCCGCGATGGTGCCTACACGATCTTCTACATGGGCATTAACTTGGGCGCTGCGATCGGCTCGTTGCTTTGCGGGTATATCGGCGAAACCTATGGCTGGGCCTACGGCTTTGGTCTTGCAGGTATCGGTATGCTGGCCGGTTTGATCGTGTTCACTTTGGGCAAAGGCGTTCTTTTGGGTCGCGGTGAGCCGCCAAAAGTTCTCGCCAAAACCCGCGAATGGAGCATGTATGCCATTGGCTTTGGGCTCGTCGCGGTTTGCTGGGTCTTGATTCAGTATCAATCCGTGGTCGGTATCTTGCTTGGCGGGTTCGGCCTGCTGTTGCTCGCCTATGTCATCTTCACTGCAGTGGTTAAACTGCCTGCGGAAGATCGCGACCGCATCTTTGCCGCCTTGTTCCTGATCACAACATCGATTGTGTTCTGGGCTCTGTTTGAACAGGCCGGTTCGTCGTTGAACCTGTTTACCGATCGCCACGTTGATCGCGGCGCGGTTCCGGCTTCGACGTTCCAATCAATCAACGCGATTTACATCATCCTGCTTGCTCCGATCTTCGCCACTTTGTGGACGTGGATGGGCACGAAAGGGGTGGAACCATCATCGCCGTTGAAATTCGGTTTGGGCATTGTTCAAGTCGGTTTGGGCTTTTTGGTCTTGGTGTGGGGCGCGAACAGCGTCGGCATTGATGTGCCAACGCCGGTGATCTTCATCTTCCTAATCTACCTGCTGCACACGACGGGTGAGCTTTGCTTGTCGCCTGTTGGTCTTTCGGCGATGAACCGTCTGGCTCCTGCGCATATGGCCTCGCTCATTATGGGCACATGGTTCTTTGCATCGGCAACCGGCAACTTTGCCGCTGGCTTGATCGCTGCGGCGACCGGCGCAGAGGGCGTTGGCGAAGCAGCCGGCAAACAAGTAGTTCTGGACGTGTACGGCACGGTCGGTGGCTACGCCGTTGCTATCGGTGTTGGCGTGATGCTTATCAGCCCGCTGATCAAGAAGCTGATGCACCTTGATACACTGCAAGACGATGATGCGGCATCCGAAGCAGAAGAAGTGTTTGGCGATGGTCCAGAAGAGGCCGCTAAGCCAGCCGGATAA
- a CDS encoding GntR family transcriptional regulator: MTQSRPVYLKLRDQIAAAIIQGDYPEGAMLPSVRALAAERGANPLTVAKAYQQFQNDGLVEVQRGVGMYVVAGAAELLRKRERDQFLTEEWPEIRARMTRLGLTPADLVEQS, translated from the coding sequence ATGACCCAATCCAGACCTGTATACCTCAAACTGCGCGACCAAATCGCCGCCGCCATTATCCAAGGGGACTATCCCGAAGGGGCGATGTTGCCGTCGGTGCGCGCATTGGCCGCCGAACGGGGTGCGAATCCGTTGACCGTGGCAAAGGCGTACCAACAATTTCAGAACGACGGATTGGTCGAGGTGCAGCGCGGCGTTGGCATGTATGTGGTGGCCGGCGCAGCGGAACTGCTGCGCAAACGGGAACGGGATCAGTTCTTGACCGAAGAATGGCCCGAAATCCGCGCCCGCATGACCCGGCTTGGTTTGACGCCTGCTGATTTGGTCGAACAAAGCTGA
- a CDS encoding integration host factor subunit beta, translated as MIRSELLHELHKDNPDLRAEEIEQVVDVFFDEIAQRLAEGGRVELRGFGAFSTREREARTGRNPRTGEAVPVPAKSVPYFKAGKEIRKRLNEG; from the coding sequence ATGATCAGATCGGAATTGTTGCACGAGCTGCACAAGGACAATCCAGACTTGCGTGCAGAAGAGATCGAACAGGTGGTCGATGTCTTCTTTGATGAGATTGCACAACGGCTTGCCGAAGGCGGCAGGGTTGAATTGCGCGGGTTTGGCGCATTCTCGACCCGCGAACGCGAAGCGCGCACCGGACGCAATCCGCGCACGGGTGAGGCAGTGCCTGTGCCAGCGAAAAGCGTTCCGTATTTCAAAGCGGGCAAAGAAATTCGAAAGCGATTGAACGAAGGGTAA
- a CDS encoding cation:proton antiporter domain-containing protein has translation MAGDSLHDAHSVVATIQPAITLLGLGIGAALVSRACRLNPIVGYLGLGLGIGALGFADGFSGPVVAAMAEAGVMFLLFNLGLHFSLGRIRAEASNIFGFGTLQMLVAGGGFSALFFAFGLPTEFAIIGGFAMGLSSTAVVIGLVRERDQEDCPVGRAAQSILIFQDIAAILLLVAAGSLSTGGALAPALGLAGLKAMAAFVIAVLFARYLTGPVFRLIARAGSSEVYTATALFIALAAGWATGMAGLSLTLGAFLGGMAVADSRYRIMVQTEIDAFRGLFLSFFFISVGLSIDPVLLAENWVLAVAAAAGLIALKCAFNVLAGLANRWSVPGSIQLGFLLGQGSEFALVIFALPAVAGLIEPRLASILVTAIAISLAVTPLISNLGRKLAGKLRRGPADKKLAGDDAPVVIIGLGPVGRSVADALTYNGIGYLAVESNPERFEIALADGYHVHQANSADPRSWDAIGMGKREVAVIATGNLAISRELAPLVQDRLPNIAQVMAMPGPEAIDEFNELGMMAIDVKTPRGTESIIEMVFHALDHERKVPIPTRSEEEHALEHA, from the coding sequence ATGGCGGGCGATAGCCTTCACGACGCGCATTCGGTGGTTGCGACCATTCAGCCGGCGATCACGCTGCTTGGATTGGGCATTGGTGCCGCCTTGGTTTCGCGCGCATGCCGGCTCAACCCCATTGTGGGTTACCTTGGCTTGGGCCTTGGCATTGGCGCGTTAGGCTTTGCAGACGGGTTTAGCGGGCCTGTGGTTGCCGCCATGGCCGAAGCGGGCGTCATGTTCTTGTTGTTCAATCTGGGCCTGCATTTCTCTTTGGGCCGGATCCGCGCAGAAGCCTCCAACATTTTCGGTTTCGGCACGTTGCAAATGCTCGTCGCTGGGGGCGGGTTTTCGGCTTTGTTCTTCGCTTTTGGCTTGCCGACGGAATTTGCCATTATTGGCGGTTTCGCGATGGGATTGTCATCGACGGCTGTCGTGATCGGATTGGTGCGGGAACGGGATCAAGAAGATTGCCCCGTGGGCCGTGCCGCCCAATCGATCCTAATCTTTCAAGACATCGCGGCGATCTTGCTGTTGGTCGCCGCCGGTTCGCTTAGCACAGGCGGCGCATTGGCCCCGGCATTGGGATTGGCCGGATTGAAGGCAATGGCCGCCTTTGTGATCGCGGTGCTTTTTGCGCGCTATCTCACCGGACCGGTCTTTCGTTTGATCGCCCGCGCCGGCAGCAGCGAAGTCTACACCGCCACTGCCCTTTTCATTGCACTGGCGGCGGGATGGGCCACGGGCATGGCTGGGCTTTCGTTGACCTTGGGTGCATTTTTGGGCGGGATGGCCGTCGCGGATTCGCGCTACCGCATCATGGTGCAGACCGAGATTGACGCGTTCCGCGGGCTGTTCCTCAGTTTCTTCTTCATCTCTGTGGGCCTATCGATTGATCCCGTTTTGTTGGCGGAAAATTGGGTCTTGGCCGTGGCGGCAGCGGCGGGCTTGATTGCGCTAAAATGCGCGTTCAACGTGCTTGCAGGATTGGCCAATCGGTGGTCGGTGCCGGGCTCCATTCAGTTGGGTTTCCTGCTGGGGCAGGGCAGCGAGTTTGCGCTGGTGATCTTTGCATTGCCTGCTGTGGCTGGATTGATCGAACCGCGTTTGGCATCAATCTTGGTCACGGCCATCGCGATCAGCCTTGCCGTCACACCGCTTATCTCAAACCTGGGCCGGAAACTGGCGGGCAAACTCCGGCGCGGGCCAGCGGACAAAAAACTGGCCGGTGACGATGCACCCGTAGTCATTATCGGCTTGGGCCCGGTTGGACGCTCTGTTGCCGATGCGCTCACCTACAACGGCATTGGCTATCTTGCGGTGGAATCCAATCCTGAACGGTTTGAGATTGCGCTGGCTGATGGATATCACGTGCATCAGGCGAATTCAGCCGACCCACGCAGTTGGGATGCAATTGGCATGGGCAAACGCGAAGTGGCTGTGATCGCGACGGGCAATTTGGCCATATCGCGCGAATTGGCCCCGCTGGTTCAGGATCGCCTCCCCAACATTGCTCAAGTCATGGCGATGCCCGGCCCCGAAGCGATCGATGAATTCAATGAGCTAGGCATGATGGCGATCGATGTGAAAACGCCGCGCGGCACCGAAAGCATCATCGAAATGGTGTTTCACGCGCTCGACCACGAACGCAAAGTGCCCATCCCCACCCGGTCGGAAGAAGAGCACGCGCTGGAACACGCATAA
- a CDS encoding PilZ domain-containing protein has protein sequence MAMADAANTSRFEDDTNRELGDHTETQSVPAPVDAREIGANAGSSTDQDGDGQETQNEGRAAPRFTLLIRAAKIVSSHGEFVCVVRDVSETGVAVRLFHAVPDGDPLELHMPGGGVHEMQNVWQRDNEAGFQFTNPIDVNRMIHQIGEFPKRGLRLGLFFPIMIKTLRGTSEAVVENISQQGARFESEEDFAIDQTVRITCEEGGGALKDVRAKIRWRRDSQYGVVFDDTLTLSDFSRFAARLQCPRLLD, from the coding sequence ATGGCTATGGCAGACGCGGCGAACACCTCTCGGTTCGAAGACGACACCAATCGCGAATTGGGTGATCACACTGAAACGCAAAGCGTTCCGGCGCCTGTCGACGCGCGAGAAATCGGCGCGAATGCGGGATCATCGACCGATCAAGACGGCGACGGTCAAGAAACCCAGAACGAAGGCCGCGCCGCCCCGCGTTTCACTCTTTTGATTCGCGCCGCAAAAATTGTCTCTTCCCACGGTGAATTTGTCTGTGTCGTGCGCGACGTATCCGAAACCGGTGTCGCAGTGCGCTTGTTTCACGCTGTGCCAGATGGCGATCCGTTGGAGCTACACATGCCCGGCGGCGGCGTTCATGAGATGCAAAATGTTTGGCAGCGCGACAACGAAGCCGGGTTCCAATTCACCAATCCCATCGATGTGAACCGCATGATCCATCAGATCGGCGAATTCCCCAAACGCGGTTTGCGGCTGGGCCTGTTCTTTCCGATCATGATCAAGACATTGCGCGGCACCAGCGAAGCGGTCGTCGAGAACATTTCCCAACAAGGGGCTCGGTTCGAAAGCGAAGAAGATTTCGCCATCGACCAAACTGTCAGGATCACATGCGAAGAAGGCGGCGGCGCGTTGAAGGATGTGCGCGCCAAGATCCGGTGGCGGCGTGACAGCCAATACGGTGTTGTGTTCGATGACACGCTCACGCTCAGCGATTTTTCCCGCTTTGCCGCGCGCCTGCAATGCCCACGTTTGCTCGATTGA
- a CDS encoding NAD(P)-binding protein codes for MTQHGADATVSTNAGIIDVDVAIIGAGPAGLTAGYLLTKQGKSVAIIEKDETYVGGISRTVEHEGYRFDIGGHRFFSKSQQVVDLWNEILPDDFIQRPRMSRIYYEGKFYSYPLRAFEALSNLGILRSTACMASYLWRRAFPIKDVRSFEDWTTNQFGEKLYSIFFKTYTEKVWGMPCDEMSADWAAQRIKGLSLMSAVLDGVKRSLGLNKKPNDGMATKTLLETFRYPRLGPGMMWDAARDKILATGKGQVLMGHALDQVAAIGPNDEGFEWSMTATSSTGTAQIRAKDVISSAPMRELSKRLHPLPQSTLQASNLRYRDFLTVALMVKSEDLFPDNWIYIHDERVQVGRVQNFRSWSPEMVPDEDMACVGLEYFCFEGDGLWSSSDEELVELAKREMEVLGLCDPSQVTSGAVVRQEKAYPVYDDEYEANVDAMRVELEEKHPSLHLVGRNGMHRYNNQDHAMMTAMLTVENILAGERVYDTWCVNEDAEYHEAGDEGAEATLPNREAHSDRQADNAATTKPLSGDQVAALTSLRGVPERIVAQSDDAFEDDLRKSA; via the coding sequence ATGACGCAGCACGGCGCTGACGCAACGGTTTCGACCAACGCGGGTATCATTGATGTAGATGTGGCAATTATTGGAGCGGGGCCAGCAGGGCTGACCGCCGGATATTTGTTGACCAAACAGGGCAAATCAGTCGCGATCATCGAGAAAGATGAAACCTATGTGGGCGGCATCAGTCGCACGGTTGAGCATGAAGGGTATCGTTTCGATATTGGCGGCCACCGTTTCTTTTCCAAATCCCAACAGGTCGTCGATCTGTGGAACGAAATCCTGCCGGACGACTTTATTCAACGCCCTCGGATGAGCCGTATCTATTACGAGGGTAAGTTCTATTCCTATCCGCTGCGCGCTTTTGAAGCGTTGAGCAATCTCGGCATTCTGCGCTCCACCGCATGCATGGCCAGCTATCTTTGGCGTCGCGCTTTCCCAATTAAAGATGTGCGCAGCTTTGAAGATTGGACCACCAATCAGTTTGGTGAGAAACTCTATTCGATCTTTTTCAAGACCTACACTGAGAAAGTGTGGGGCATGCCGTGCGATGAAATGAGCGCGGATTGGGCGGCCCAACGCATTAAGGGCTTGTCCTTGATGAGCGCCGTTCTGGACGGGGTTAAGCGGTCGCTTGGCCTTAACAAGAAACCCAATGACGGCATGGCCACCAAGACATTGTTGGAAACATTCCGTTACCCGCGGCTTGGCCCTGGTATGATGTGGGATGCAGCCCGCGATAAGATTTTGGCGACCGGCAAAGGCCAAGTGTTGATGGGCCACGCGCTTGATCAAGTGGCCGCGATTGGCCCCAATGATGAAGGGTTCGAATGGTCGATGACCGCGACCAGTTCGACCGGGACAGCACAAATCCGCGCGAAAGACGTGATCAGTTCGGCGCCGATGCGCGAATTGTCAAAACGCCTTCACCCGCTGCCGCAATCCACGCTTCAAGCGAGCAATCTTCGCTACCGCGATTTCTTGACCGTCGCCTTGATGGTGAAATCCGAAGACCTGTTCCCCGACAATTGGATCTATATCCATGATGAGCGTGTTCAGGTCGGCCGGGTTCAAAACTTTCGTTCATGGTCGCCCGAAATGGTGCCCGATGAAGATATGGCGTGTGTTGGGCTCGAATATTTCTGTTTTGAAGGAGATGGCCTGTGGTCATCATCCGACGAAGAGCTGGTCGAATTGGCCAAACGGGAAATGGAAGTCCTTGGCCTTTGCGATCCATCGCAAGTGACTTCGGGCGCGGTTGTTCGTCAGGAAAAGGCCTATCCGGTCTATGACGACGAATACGAAGCCAATGTTGATGCGATGCGCGTGGAATTGGAAGAGAAGCACCCGAGCCTGCATCTTGTTGGACGCAACGGCATGCACCGTTACAACAACCAAGATCACGCGATGATGACCGCAATGCTGACGGTTGAAAACATTCTTGCAGGTGAGCGCGTGTACGACACGTGGTGCGTCAACGAAGACGCCGAATATCACGAAGCGGGCGATGAGGGCGCGGAAGCGACCTTGCCGAACCGCGAAGCGCACAGTGATAGACAAGCCGACAATGCGGCCACGACCAAGCCGTTGAGCGGCGATCAGGTTGCCGCGCTGACATCGTTGCGCGGTGTGCCGGAACGGATCGTTGCGCAATCGGATGACGCATTCGAAGACGATCTTCGCAAGTCGGCCTAA
- a CDS encoding GtrA family protein, whose translation MPTNAMVIAVLSKVRDIRFVRYVCASVGALAVDVGCFLALLALGMVAAPASAIGYSAGIVAHWFMSSRAVFQDKVAADGVARTRQKALFVVSALMGLALTTGIVGLGDWSGVDPRLAKGLAIIVSFIATWLVRSRIVFRHEDSAITDAGAPSVTERG comes from the coding sequence TTGCCAACCAACGCAATGGTCATTGCGGTGCTTTCCAAAGTGCGCGACATCCGCTTCGTGCGCTATGTTTGCGCCAGTGTCGGCGCGTTGGCGGTGGATGTCGGATGTTTTCTGGCGCTTTTGGCGTTGGGTATGGTCGCCGCCCCGGCATCGGCCATCGGATATTCCGCTGGCATCGTTGCCCATTGGTTTATGTCGAGCCGGGCGGTCTTTCAGGATAAGGTTGCGGCCGACGGCGTGGCGCGCACGCGTCAAAAGGCGCTGTTTGTTGTCTCCGCATTGATGGGCCTTGCTCTGACCACGGGCATTGTGGGTCTAGGCGATTGGTCGGGCGTGGATCCGCGCCTTGCCAAAGGATTGGCGATCATTGTGAGCTTCATCGCGACTTGGCTGGTGCGCAGCCGCATAGTGTTTCGCCATGAAGACAGTGCGATCACCGATGCTGGCGCGCCATCTGTGACAGAGCGTGGCTGA
- the msrB gene encoding peptide-methionine (R)-S-oxide reductase MsrB, translating into MAFNLSTRRNFVVATGLASTLPFLASCGGVVEARKERTFRVTKTDAQWRRELTREEYRILRQAGTERSFSSPLDDEKRPGIFSCAGCDNALYGSVHKYDSGTGWPSFWRAIDGGAVGTSTDYLLGYARTEVHCADCGGHLGHIFGDGPRPTGKRHCINGVAMNFTPA; encoded by the coding sequence ATGGCGTTCAACCTATCCACCCGTCGCAATTTCGTTGTGGCAACCGGGTTGGCTTCAACTTTGCCTTTCCTCGCCAGTTGCGGAGGCGTCGTTGAAGCGCGCAAAGAACGCACGTTCCGCGTTACAAAGACGGACGCGCAATGGCGGCGTGAACTCACCCGTGAAGAATATCGCATCCTGCGCCAAGCGGGCACCGAACGGTCATTTTCGTCCCCGTTGGATGATGAAAAGCGACCCGGCATCTTCAGTTGTGCCGGGTGTGACAACGCGTTGTATGGATCGGTGCACAAATATGACAGTGGCACCGGATGGCCCAGTTTTTGGCGCGCCATCGACGGAGGCGCCGTGGGCACATCAACCGATTATCTGCTTGGCTATGCTCGCACCGAAGTGCACTGCGCCGATTGTGGCGGGCATCTAGGCCATATCTTTGGCGATGGTCCTCGTCCGACCGGGAAACGTCATTGCATCAACGGCGTGGCGATGAATTTCACCCCAGCGTAG
- a CDS encoding cytochrome P450, with amino-acid sequence MATVAPERPKVRTSPTAYESLKNHYANHPEERPDHPHKWDVSRSDIYFENKWQPIFAEMQEAGPLHYIPESPYGPYWAVVGHKAIQHIEAQPEVFSSSWEHGGITILERLSDEELAERDSDRRELPMFIAMDRPQHTGQRRTVAPKFTPSAMADMEVEIRARTGELLDSLPRGGTFDWVDKVSIELTTGMLAILFGFPWEDRRLLTFWSDWSGDTEAGSIRELDEMRWGFLHEMGAYFQSIWMERTQDKEPGNDLISMMIHSPAMNQMRPEEFIGNLVLLIVGGNDTTRNTMSGIIHSFDQFPDQRKLFEENPDLIPNAVQECLRFQTPLAHMRRTCTEDTEVHGQMIKKGDKVVLWYLGANREESVFEDPHKLDITRENARRHIAFGYGIHRCVGARLAELQLKVLLEEMHKRRMRVHVAGDVERVRANFVHGFRKLEVEITEF; translated from the coding sequence ATGGCAACTGTTGCACCCGAGCGTCCGAAAGTTCGCACGTCCCCGACCGCTTACGAGTCGCTTAAAAACCACTATGCGAACCACCCCGAAGAGCGGCCCGATCACCCGCACAAATGGGACGTAAGCCGCAGCGACATCTATTTCGAGAATAAGTGGCAGCCAATCTTTGCCGAAATGCAAGAAGCCGGCCCTCTGCACTACATCCCCGAAAGCCCCTATGGCCCCTATTGGGCTGTGGTAGGCCACAAAGCGATCCAGCACATCGAGGCGCAACCCGAAGTTTTCTCTTCAAGCTGGGAACATGGTGGCATCACCATTTTGGAACGGCTTTCAGACGAAGAATTGGCAGAGCGCGACAGCGATCGCCGCGAATTGCCGATGTTCATCGCCATGGATCGTCCGCAACACACCGGCCAACGCCGAACCGTCGCGCCCAAATTCACCCCATCGGCGATGGCCGATATGGAAGTCGAAATTCGCGCGCGGACGGGCGAATTGCTCGATTCTCTGCCGCGGGGGGGAACTTTCGATTGGGTCGATAAAGTGTCGATAGAATTGACCACGGGCATGCTCGCCATCCTGTTTGGGTTCCCATGGGAAGACCGCCGGTTGCTAACATTCTGGTCCGATTGGTCGGGCGACACCGAAGCCGGCAGCATCCGCGAATTGGATGAAATGCGTTGGGGCTTCCTGCATGAAATGGGCGCGTATTTCCAATCGATCTGGATGGAACGGACACAGGACAAAGAGCCCGGCAACGATCTCATTTCGATGATGATCCATTCCCCGGCTATGAACCAAATGCGCCCCGAAGAATTCATCGGCAATCTGGTGTTGTTGATCGTCGGCGGCAACGACACGACGCGCAACACGATGAGTGGGATCATCCATTCGTTTGATCAGTTCCCCGACCAACGCAAATTGTTCGAGGAAAATCCTGATTTGATCCCGAACGCCGTGCAAGAATGTCTGCGGTTTCAAACTCCGCTCGCGCACATGCGCCGCACCTGCACCGAAGACACCGAAGTGCATGGCCAAATGATCAAAAAAGGCGACAAAGTCGTTCTTTGGTATCTTGGCGCGAACCGCGAAGAAAGCGTGTTCGAAGATCCGCACAAGCTCGACATCACCCGCGAAAATGCGCGTCGCCATATTGCGTTTGGATACGGCATTCACCGTTGCGTTGGTGCGCGGCTTGCCGAATTGCAGTTGAAAGTCCTGCTTGAGGAAATGCACAAAAGGCGCATGCGCGTCCATGTTGCCGGTGACGTTGAACGCGTTCGCGCAAACTTCGTCCATGGGTTCCGCAAACTCGAAGTGGAAATCACTGAGTTCTGA
- a CDS encoding ABC transporter permease produces the protein MSQSFDHAHWADLEAKPRLSRLEAAWVIARRDFIAVLFSRAFLFFLVGPLFPVLVGGLAGSIGNQTSRSVATIEVGLAMSAQDNASMIAARDQLAPQLGSAIPALRAVPEAADDPSFDARAFMDARKGNYAAIVTGTPAAPELIGTRGEIRRWQGPVSVIAANVNAATPLAFPQPTQQTVASSAASERKNRVRTAQAAQMVMFLLTMLLAGMVLSNLAEEKGNKIIEILAAAIPMDAVFMGKLFAMLGVSFVGIAVWGAFGWGFWAIAEDAVIAVSETDFRNLPGPALGWPMFIGLGIIYFSMAYLLLGSLFLTIGAMAETVREVQTLSMPVTMMQLMVFFVAAAALTPNWGWLEPYAAAFPLSSPFAMLARAALEETMWIHAAALAWQGVWVLLLVKGGSMLFRKRVMKSGGAGRVKKRRWSWRKATEPAQLEPAE, from the coding sequence ATGAGCCAGTCATTTGATCACGCCCATTGGGCGGACCTCGAAGCGAAACCGCGCCTTTCCCGGCTCGAGGCGGCGTGGGTCATTGCCCGCCGCGATTTCATTGCGGTTCTTTTCAGTCGCGCCTTTCTGTTTTTTCTGGTCGGTCCGCTTTTTCCGGTGTTGGTGGGCGGCCTAGCGGGCAGTATCGGCAATCAAACTTCGAGAAGCGTCGCCACGATCGAAGTCGGTCTTGCCATGAGCGCACAGGACAACGCTTCAATGATCGCCGCCCGCGACCAGCTCGCCCCGCAATTGGGGAGTGCGATACCCGCTCTACGCGCGGTGCCCGAAGCCGCCGATGATCCCAGCTTTGATGCACGCGCCTTTATGGATGCGCGCAAGGGCAATTATGCCGCCATCGTCACGGGTACTCCCGCTGCCCCCGAACTTATCGGAACGCGGGGCGAAATCCGGCGATGGCAAGGTCCAGTTTCGGTGATTGCGGCAAATGTGAATGCGGCCACGCCTTTGGCATTCCCGCAGCCCACCCAGCAAACCGTCGCATCCAGCGCAGCGTCTGAACGCAAGAACCGGGTTCGAACCGCGCAAGCGGCGCAGATGGTGATGTTCTTGCTCACCATGCTGCTTGCTGGGATGGTCCTTTCAAACCTTGCGGAGGAAAAGGGCAACAAGATCATAGAAATTCTCGCCGCGGCCATTCCGATGGATGCCGTGTTCATGGGCAAATTGTTTGCCATGCTTGGCGTATCCTTTGTGGGGATTGCGGTTTGGGGCGCGTTTGGATGGGGGTTTTGGGCGATCGCAGAAGACGCTGTCATCGCCGTCTCGGAAACGGATTTTCGCAATCTTCCCGGTCCGGCGCTGGGCTGGCCGATGTTTATCGGACTTGGGATTATCTATTTTTCGATGGCCTATCTTTTGCTCGGCTCGCTATTCCTAACCATTGGCGCGATGGCGGAAACGGTTCGCGAGGTTCAAACCTTGTCGATGCCCGTCACCATGATGCAATTGATGGTGTTCTTCGTGGCCGCGGCCGCGCTCACACCCAATTGGGGTTGGCTCGAACCTTATGCCGCAGCGTTCCCGCTCTCTTCTCCCTTTGCCATGCTGGCCCGTGCGGCGTTGGAAGAAACCATGTGGATCCATGCCGCCGCGCTGGCATGGCAGGGCGTTTGGGTTCTCCTTCTCGTTAAAGGCGGGTCGATGCTATTTCGCAAACGCGTGATGAAGTCCGGGGGTGCAGGCCGCGTCAAGAAACGCCGCTGGAGCTGGCGCAAAGCGACAGAGCCTGCGCAATTGGAGCCAGCAGAATAA